The following proteins are encoded in a genomic region of Rudaeicoccus suwonensis:
- a CDS encoding replicative DNA helicase: MLPPQDVQAEQSVLGGMLLSKDAIAAATESVDGRDFYRPAHELIYEAIIDLYGRGEPADAITVADELTKRGELQRVGGQAYLHELIQGVPTAANAGFYAEIVAERAVLRRLVDAGTRIVQMGYADGGGDVVDVINAAQAEIFGVTAGKETEDYVRLGDIIAETADEIDAASGNNGQMTGVPTGFTDLDTLTNGLHPGQMIVIAARPAVGKALALDTPLPTPTGWTTMGDVHVGDQLIGADGRPTTVVAATDVMHERPCYEVEFADGTVIVADEQHQWLTDTRASRRSEQQARCSLASVRTQRIKPAVRTTAEIAATLRTSTKEARLNHSVRLTEPLQLPQIDALVPPYVLGAWLGDGTTDQATITSADDQMVMLLESQGVRVTKTKATMRYSLRLPTEAVASRLCVVCGADFVPQTSQVRTCGRSCGGRAKGIGYAVAPSCPDCGAPSSGMRRCQACHDRHGSVRGRLRTLGVLGNKHIPVSYLRASADQRWALLAGLLDTDGTVTASGCVQFTTTSPRLRDDVQDLLASLGLRFGASRKRVNGRSEESSTAYTMTFSTDEDVFWLDRKKLLHKELRSRTFQRRNSQFIVDVRPIPSVPVRCVQVDNDSHLYLASRAMIPTHNSTIGLDIARACSIKAGMASAIFSLEMSKSEISMRLLSAEGGIQLQHMRKGTMRDEDWTRLATTMGKVADAPLFIDDSPNMSLMEIRSKCRRLKERNNLKLVIIDYLQLMTSGKRVESRQQEVSEFSRALKLLAKELNVPVIAISQLNRGPEQRTDKRPQMSDLRESGCLTADTRLLRADTGAEVSIGELAASGETEVPIWALDDSLRYVVRPLTHAFRTGVRPVFKMALASGKTVRATENHRFLTYGGWAALGDLRTGERLAVPRHVPAPQLHEPWDSDEKLILLAHMIGDGSFVRRQPIRYASIDEQNLAAVTKAALVGFGVAAVRDDYAAARVSTLRLRAPFQRGHGVRNPIAEWLDELGLFGLRSHEKFVPESLFHASKRQIALFLKHIWATDGSVTVNKTGRGGRIYYASTSRRLVDDLSLLLLRFGISTRTKVTRKAGYRDGYTIDISGADSQRRFLQEIGVFGDRAQNAARLLAIVREVTANTNVDTVPTQVWDTVKGVMAERGMTHREFAAAMGTQFCGSALWKHSPSRERLGQVAQVLDSAELELLCVNDIFWDTVVSIEVDGIEEVFDATVVGSHNFIANGIAAHNSIEQDADMVILLHREDSYDRESERAGEADLIVAKHRNGPTDTITVAFQGHYSRFTNMAQNF, from the coding sequence ATGCTGCCCCCGCAGGACGTCCAGGCAGAGCAGTCCGTGCTCGGCGGGATGCTGCTGTCCAAGGATGCGATCGCTGCAGCGACGGAGTCTGTCGACGGCCGCGACTTTTACCGGCCGGCCCACGAACTCATCTACGAAGCGATCATCGACCTCTACGGCCGCGGCGAGCCCGCTGACGCGATCACCGTCGCCGACGAGCTCACCAAACGCGGTGAGCTTCAGCGTGTCGGCGGGCAGGCCTACCTGCACGAGCTGATCCAGGGCGTTCCGACCGCGGCGAACGCCGGTTTCTACGCCGAGATCGTCGCCGAGCGTGCTGTGCTGCGCCGGCTCGTCGACGCCGGCACCCGCATCGTGCAGATGGGGTATGCCGACGGCGGCGGCGACGTTGTCGACGTCATCAACGCGGCGCAAGCCGAGATCTTCGGAGTGACGGCCGGCAAGGAGACCGAGGACTACGTCCGGCTCGGCGACATCATCGCCGAGACCGCCGACGAGATCGATGCCGCCAGTGGCAACAACGGTCAAATGACCGGTGTGCCGACCGGATTCACGGATTTGGACACATTGACCAACGGTTTGCACCCGGGACAGATGATTGTCATTGCGGCGAGGCCTGCCGTCGGCAAGGCCCTCGCGCTGGACACCCCGCTCCCGACGCCCACGGGTTGGACGACCATGGGTGACGTGCACGTCGGCGACCAGCTGATCGGAGCCGATGGACGCCCGACGACCGTAGTCGCCGCGACCGACGTGATGCACGAGCGCCCTTGCTACGAGGTCGAATTCGCGGATGGCACCGTGATCGTCGCTGACGAGCAGCATCAGTGGCTGACGGATACCCGGGCCAGCAGACGGTCCGAACAACAAGCTCGCTGCAGCCTGGCGAGCGTTAGGACGCAGCGGATCAAGCCCGCCGTTCGCACGACCGCCGAAATCGCAGCCACCCTCCGCACGAGCACCAAGGAGGCCCGGCTCAATCACAGCGTCCGGTTGACCGAGCCGTTGCAGTTGCCGCAGATTGACGCGCTGGTGCCGCCATATGTTCTCGGGGCATGGCTCGGGGACGGCACGACCGACCAGGCGACGATCACCAGTGCCGATGACCAGATGGTCATGTTGTTGGAGAGCCAGGGCGTCAGGGTCACCAAGACCAAGGCGACGATGAGGTACTCCCTGCGACTTCCCACCGAGGCAGTCGCGTCACGGCTTTGCGTCGTCTGTGGTGCGGACTTCGTCCCTCAGACCTCTCAGGTGCGCACATGTGGTCGCAGCTGTGGCGGACGGGCAAAGGGGATCGGGTACGCCGTCGCACCCAGCTGCCCTGACTGCGGCGCGCCCTCGTCCGGGATGCGTCGATGCCAGGCGTGCCACGACCGGCACGGCTCGGTGCGGGGGCGGCTGCGGACGCTTGGGGTGCTCGGCAACAAGCACATACCGGTGTCGTACCTGCGCGCCAGTGCCGATCAGCGGTGGGCGCTGCTTGCCGGTCTGCTGGATACGGACGGCACAGTGACCGCGAGTGGCTGCGTGCAGTTCACAACCACGAGTCCGCGGCTTCGTGATGATGTGCAGGACCTCTTGGCGTCCTTGGGGCTGCGGTTCGGTGCCTCGCGAAAGCGGGTCAACGGGCGCTCGGAGGAGTCGTCGACGGCGTACACAATGACGTTCTCGACGGACGAAGATGTCTTCTGGCTCGACCGGAAGAAGCTGCTGCACAAAGAATTGCGTTCGCGCACCTTCCAGCGCCGCAACTCGCAATTCATCGTCGACGTCCGGCCGATTCCGTCGGTGCCGGTGCGTTGCGTGCAGGTCGACAACGACTCGCATCTGTATCTCGCGAGCCGGGCGATGATCCCGACCCACAACTCGACGATCGGCCTCGACATTGCGCGTGCGTGCTCGATCAAGGCAGGTATGGCGAGCGCCATCTTCTCGCTCGAAATGAGCAAGTCCGAAATTTCAATGCGCCTTTTGTCCGCCGAAGGTGGCATTCAATTGCAGCACATGCGCAAGGGCACGATGCGCGACGAAGACTGGACCAGACTGGCGACCACGATGGGCAAAGTCGCGGATGCGCCTCTGTTCATTGACGATTCGCCGAACATGTCGCTGATGGAGATCCGCTCCAAGTGTCGGCGGCTCAAAGAGCGCAACAACCTCAAGCTCGTCATCATCGACTACCTGCAGCTGATGACCTCCGGAAAACGCGTGGAGTCCCGTCAGCAGGAGGTGTCGGAATTCTCGCGTGCGCTGAAGCTGCTCGCAAAGGAACTCAACGTTCCGGTCATCGCTATCTCGCAGTTGAACCGTGGTCCGGAGCAGCGCACCGACAAGCGTCCGCAGATGTCCGACCTTCGCGAATCCGGTTGCCTCACTGCCGACACGCGATTGTTGAGGGCGGACACCGGTGCCGAGGTGTCGATCGGCGAATTGGCGGCGTCCGGTGAGACTGAGGTGCCGATCTGGGCTCTGGACGACTCGTTGCGGTATGTCGTGCGCCCACTGACCCATGCCTTCCGCACGGGGGTGCGGCCGGTTTTCAAGATGGCGCTGGCGTCCGGCAAGACGGTGCGCGCCACCGAGAATCACCGCTTTCTCACGTATGGCGGGTGGGCTGCACTGGGCGATTTGCGCACAGGTGAGCGGCTTGCTGTGCCACGCCACGTGCCGGCGCCACAGCTGCATGAGCCGTGGGATTCGGACGAGAAACTGATCCTGCTGGCGCACATGATCGGCGACGGGTCGTTCGTTCGACGGCAGCCGATCCGTTACGCCAGCATCGACGAACAAAATCTCGCTGCTGTGACCAAGGCGGCGTTGGTCGGATTCGGAGTCGCTGCGGTGCGCGATGACTATGCGGCCGCCCGGGTGTCGACGCTGCGGTTGCGAGCTCCGTTCCAGCGTGGCCACGGGGTGCGCAACCCGATCGCCGAGTGGCTGGACGAGTTGGGCCTTTTCGGTTTGCGCAGTCACGAAAAGTTCGTTCCAGAATCGCTGTTTCACGCCTCAAAGAGGCAGATCGCATTGTTCCTCAAACACATCTGGGCGACAGACGGGTCGGTGACGGTGAACAAGACCGGCCGCGGCGGTCGGATCTACTACGCGTCCACATCGCGTCGGCTGGTGGACGACCTGAGCCTGCTGCTGCTGCGTTTCGGCATCTCGACGCGCACCAAGGTGACTCGCAAGGCGGGCTACCGCGACGGCTACACGATCGACATTTCTGGCGCCGACAGCCAGCGCAGGTTTCTTCAGGAGATCGGTGTCTTTGGTGACCGTGCGCAGAATGCCGCTCGGTTGCTCGCGATCGTTCGTGAGGTCACCGCCAACACCAATGTCGACACCGTGCCGACCCAGGTGTGGGACACGGTCAAGGGCGTCATGGCCGAGCGAGGTATGACGCATCGTGAGTTCGCCGCCGCGATGGGAACGCAGTTTTGCGGGTCGGCCTTGTGGAAGCATTCGCCGTCGCGCGAGCGTCTCGGCCAAGTCGCACAGGTGCTCGACAGTGCGGAGTTGGAACTCCTCTGCGTCAACGACATCTTCTGGGACACCGTGGTGTCGATTGAGGTCGACGGGATCGAGGAAGTCTTCGACGCCACGGTGGTCGGGTCGCACAATTTCATCGCCAACGGCATCGCTGCGCACAACAGCATCGAGCAGGATGCCGACATGGTGATCCTGCTGCATCGTGAAGATTCCTACGACCGAGAGTCCGAGCGTGCGGGCGAGGCAGATTTGATCGTGGCCAAGCACCGAAACGGCCCCACTGACACGATCACCGTCGCGTTCCAGGGTCACTACAGTCGCTTCACGAATATGGCTCAAAACTTCTAG
- a CDS encoding DUF6318 family protein: MVSSRVVMAGVAIVGLVGVAGCGGSSSETAGSSVPVITAASKATSPSASASASPSSSGTAAGAPGVPEAARQHTEAGAKAFAKHYVDLINETGLRPRTGVLEPLALDSCKTCANYEGNVASLQKDGERNSAPAASFHYAARLPFESGMVIEAVVDQNAINVLNAKDVVVNKYPFEKNLGLVFYLSWTETGWKCSAIKIDQDADLT, encoded by the coding sequence ATGGTTTCGTCACGTGTCGTGATGGCTGGTGTCGCGATCGTCGGCCTGGTCGGGGTCGCTGGTTGTGGAGGGTCCTCGAGCGAGACGGCCGGTTCGTCGGTGCCGGTGATCACGGCCGCGTCGAAGGCGACAAGCCCCTCGGCGAGCGCGTCAGCGTCACCGAGTTCGAGTGGAACGGCTGCGGGCGCGCCTGGCGTGCCAGAAGCCGCCCGTCAGCACACCGAGGCCGGAGCGAAGGCGTTCGCAAAGCACTACGTCGACCTCATCAACGAGACCGGCCTCCGTCCCAGGACCGGTGTGCTCGAGCCTCTGGCGCTCGATTCCTGCAAGACCTGCGCGAACTACGAAGGGAATGTGGCAAGCCTTCAAAAGGACGGAGAACGTAATTCCGCTCCAGCCGCGAGTTTTCACTACGCAGCGCGGCTGCCGTTCGAGTCAGGGATGGTTATCGAGGCGGTGGTTGACCAGAACGCCATAAACGTGCTGAACGCCAAAGATGTGGTCGTGAACAAGTATCCATTTGAAAAGAACTTGGGTCTCGTTTTCTATCTCAGTTGGACAGAAACAGGCTGGAAATGCTCCGCGATCAAGATCGACCAGGACGCGGATCTCACATGA
- a CDS encoding NlpC/P60 family protein has protein sequence MTSRKGLVLTGSVLSLPATAASLMASAPAYAAPGSGHSTAAKSGGSHVSASVRAAAVNQNVVYLSYGDTGSLVKVVQQRVGGLTTDGIWGPLTQARVLAFQGSKGLTQDGIVGPLTWAALGGFPGGSNTPTPTPTPSCSVSVLRYGAEGTLVQTAQQRLGGLTTDGVFGPLTLAAVKAFQYDKGIPVSGAVDAATWSALGGFPCGTSNNPVPTPNPTPVGNQTGIGAVVAIAKQYLGIPYVWGGSTPSQGFDCSGLTSYVYAQAGLYIPRTASAQQAYMRSTNNPQPGDLVFFGYPAYHVGIYLGNNMMIASPRPGQDVQIQTIWTTPSSYGTLR, from the coding sequence GTGACGTCACGAAAAGGTCTTGTGCTGACCGGCTCCGTGCTCAGCTTGCCGGCGACCGCGGCAAGCCTGATGGCGTCGGCACCGGCATACGCCGCTCCCGGGTCGGGACACAGCACTGCTGCGAAATCCGGCGGCAGCCATGTTTCCGCGTCTGTGCGAGCGGCGGCAGTCAACCAGAACGTGGTCTATCTCAGCTACGGCGACACAGGGTCACTGGTCAAGGTCGTGCAGCAGCGGGTCGGCGGTCTCACGACCGACGGCATCTGGGGGCCGCTGACGCAGGCGCGAGTGCTTGCATTCCAGGGCAGCAAGGGTCTGACACAGGACGGCATCGTCGGCCCGCTCACCTGGGCGGCACTCGGCGGCTTCCCGGGTGGGTCCAACACACCGACTCCCACGCCGACTCCGAGTTGCTCGGTGTCGGTGCTGCGGTACGGCGCGGAGGGCACCCTCGTGCAGACCGCGCAGCAACGGTTGGGTGGCCTCACCACCGACGGTGTCTTCGGCCCGCTCACGCTGGCAGCCGTGAAGGCATTCCAGTACGACAAGGGCATCCCGGTCAGTGGGGCCGTCGACGCAGCCACATGGAGCGCCCTGGGTGGGTTCCCGTGCGGGACGTCGAACAATCCGGTGCCGACGCCGAACCCGACGCCGGTGGGCAATCAGACGGGTATCGGTGCGGTTGTCGCGATCGCCAAGCAGTACCTCGGGATTCCTTATGTATGGGGTGGCTCCACCCCGTCGCAGGGCTTCGACTGCTCGGGTCTGACGTCATACGTCTACGCCCAGGCGGGGCTCTACATCCCGCGCACGGCCAGCGCTCAGCAGGCCTACATGCGCTCGACGAACAACCCGCAGCCGGGTGACCTGGTGTTCTTCGGATACCCGGCCTACCACGTCGGCATCTACCTCGGGAACAACATGATGATCGCGTCCCCGCGTCCCGGTCAGGATGTTCAGATCCAGACGATCTGGACCACTCCGTCCAGTTACGGCACGTTGCGCTGA
- a CDS encoding MATE family efflux transporter produces the protein MPTAQPPGATTDDSPPTGIHREILRLAVPAFLALVAEPLFLMADSAIVGHLGVNELAGLGVASAALLTAANIYVFLAYGTTALVARQLGAGRQADAISAGVDGIWLSIALGLVTTVVVAIAARPICDVFGAGAAAADQATTYLRISAFGIPGMLVILAATGILRGFQDTRTPLLAATIGFTCNIVLNFLLVYAAGLGIAGSALGTVIAQTGMALGLIWVVLRRARRLGASLHPHPGRVLAAAVFGIPLLVRTLALRAAILMTAWVAADLGDVPLAAHQVAMTIFGFLAFALDALAIAAQAFTGKALGANDIAGTRAATRLMLWWGWWMGVVVAVLLIGTHRLLPLIFSSDPTVRHALGAALLVVAAIQPVAGLVFVLDGVLIGAGDGRALAYLQVAVTVVFVPILWVVHAHAAVLRSDGASYALVVLWCAFGALMVLRLIALGWRARGDRWLVTGA, from the coding sequence ATGCCCACCGCACAGCCACCCGGCGCAACAACCGACGATTCCCCGCCGACCGGCATCCACCGCGAGATCCTCCGCCTGGCCGTACCCGCCTTCCTCGCCCTCGTGGCCGAGCCGCTGTTCCTGATGGCCGATTCGGCGATCGTCGGACATCTCGGCGTCAACGAGCTCGCCGGCCTCGGGGTCGCCAGCGCCGCACTGCTTACCGCCGCAAACATCTACGTCTTCCTGGCGTACGGCACGACCGCACTCGTCGCCCGACAACTCGGTGCCGGCCGCCAGGCCGATGCCATCAGCGCGGGCGTCGACGGCATCTGGCTGTCCATCGCCCTAGGCCTTGTCACCACGGTCGTCGTCGCCATCGCAGCCAGACCGATCTGCGACGTCTTCGGTGCCGGTGCTGCCGCCGCCGACCAGGCCACCACCTACCTGCGGATCAGCGCGTTCGGCATCCCCGGGATGCTGGTCATCCTCGCGGCCACCGGAATACTCCGCGGCTTCCAGGACACCCGGACCCCGCTGCTGGCCGCCACCATCGGTTTCACGTGCAACATCGTGCTCAACTTCCTCCTGGTGTATGCCGCAGGTCTTGGCATCGCCGGGTCTGCACTCGGCACGGTCATCGCGCAGACCGGGATGGCACTCGGTCTCATCTGGGTGGTGCTGCGCAGGGCTCGGCGACTGGGCGCATCGCTGCACCCGCATCCGGGACGCGTCCTGGCAGCAGCCGTCTTCGGCATACCCCTGCTGGTCCGCACCCTCGCCTTGCGCGCCGCGATCCTGATGACTGCGTGGGTCGCCGCCGATCTGGGCGACGTGCCGCTTGCTGCCCATCAGGTGGCGATGACGATCTTCGGCTTCCTGGCGTTCGCCCTCGACGCCCTGGCCATCGCGGCGCAGGCGTTCACCGGCAAGGCACTCGGCGCGAACGACATTGCCGGCACCCGCGCAGCAACCCGGCTGATGCTCTGGTGGGGATGGTGGATGGGCGTCGTCGTAGCCGTGCTGCTGATCGGCACGCACCGTCTGCTGCCGTTGATCTTCAGCAGCGATCCCACAGTGCGACATGCGTTGGGAGCCGCGCTGCTGGTCGTGGCGGCGATCCAGCCCGTCGCCGGCTTGGTCTTTGTCCTTGACGGGGTGCTCATCGGAGCCGGCGACGGCCGCGCGCTGGCGTATCTGCAAGTCGCCGTCACGGTTGTCTTCGTGCCGATCCTGTGGGTGGTGCATGCACATGCGGCGGTCTTGCGCTCCGACGGTGCGTCATACGCACTCGTGGTTCTGTGGTGTGCTTTCGGTGCGCTCATGGTGCTGCGGCTGATCGCTCTTGGCTGGCGGGCGCGCGGCGACCGCTGGCTCGTCACCGGCGCCTGA
- the rplI gene encoding 50S ribosomal protein L9 — protein sequence MKIILTHEVPSLGAPGDVVDVKDGYARNYLLPRNLATPWTKGGQKQVDAIIKARATRAVKSLEHAQSLKGTLEAKSVTVTARSGATGRLFGAVTTAEIADAVKEAGAGSIDRRTIQVATPIRSTGNHEVHVRLHPEVEATLKLDVVAAK from the coding sequence ATGAAGATCATTCTGACCCACGAGGTGCCCAGCCTCGGTGCGCCCGGTGACGTCGTCGACGTCAAGGACGGCTACGCCCGCAACTACCTGCTGCCCCGCAACCTGGCCACGCCGTGGACCAAGGGCGGCCAGAAGCAGGTCGACGCGATCATCAAGGCTCGCGCCACGCGCGCCGTGAAGTCGCTGGAACACGCGCAGTCCCTCAAGGGCACCCTCGAGGCCAAGTCGGTCACCGTCACAGCTCGTTCCGGTGCCACCGGGCGTCTGTTCGGTGCTGTCACCACCGCCGAGATCGCTGACGCGGTCAAGGAGGCCGGTGCCGGCTCGATCGACCGCCGCACGATCCAGGTCGCGACGCCGATCCGGTCGACCGGAAACCACGAGGTGCACGTTCGGCTGCACCCCGAGGTCGAGGCCACCCTCAAGCTCGACGTGGTTGCTGCGAAGTAG
- the rpsR gene encoding 30S ribosomal protein S18, producing the protein MAKPVVRKPKKKANPLKAAKVEAIDYKDTALLRKFISDRGKIRARRVTGVSVQEQRLIATAVKNAREMALLPYSSSAR; encoded by the coding sequence ATGGCCAAGCCCGTTGTGCGCAAGCCCAAGAAGAAGGCCAACCCGCTGAAGGCGGCGAAGGTCGAAGCAATCGACTACAAGGACACCGCGCTGCTGCGCAAGTTCATCAGCGACCGCGGCAAGATCCGTGCTCGCCGGGTGACCGGTGTGTCCGTGCAGGAGCAGCGTCTGATCGCCACCGCGGTCAAGAACGCCCGCGAAATGGCCCTGCTGCCCTACTCCAGCTCGGCTCGCTGA